A genomic stretch from Theobroma cacao cultivar B97-61/B2 chromosome 4, Criollo_cocoa_genome_V2, whole genome shotgun sequence includes:
- the LOC18601146 gene encoding rRNA-processing protein UTP23 homolog yields MRFKKQKRHRKTVRFFSVCFGFRQPFKVLCDGTFVHHLLHNDLIPADKALSNCLSAPVKLFTTSCVLAELKTLGASQSASFQAARKLAIARCDHEKRVSADACIAEVIGENNSEHFFVATQDADLRKKLQKVPKVPLIFGLRNALFLEPPSKFQREFAQSSEEKRLHMTDKEYKALEKRTTSILANADAEGSSDEEGLGYHSPGLLPHNTRNYAGKERDIKDRVRFKRKKAKGPNPLSVKKKKSHENTSLASGKEAKGDDGNAQSKRKRKRSRRGKRLDGTDGV; encoded by the exons atGAGATTCAAGAAGCAGAAGCGTCACAGGAAGACAGTGAGATTTTTCTCAGTGTGCTTCGGGTTCAGGCAGCCCTTCAAGGTTCTTTGCGATGGGACTTTTGTTCATCACCTTCTTCACAATGACTTAATACCCGCCGACAAGGCTCTCTCCAATTGTCTTTCTGCCCCTGTCAAGCTTTTTACCACCAG CTGTGTTCTGGCGGAGCTGAAAACGCTTGGTGCTTCCCAGTCTGCATCCTTCCAAGCAGCTCGTAAACTCGCAATTGCAAG ATGTGATCATGAGAAGAGGGTTAGTGCCGATGCTTGCATTGCGGAGGTCATTGGAGAAAATAATTCTGAGCACTTTTTTGTTGCTACCCAGGATGCTGATCTTCGAAAGAAACTTCAGAAG GTGCCTAAAGTTCCTTTAATATTTGGCCTGAGAAATGCCCTTTTCCTTGAGCCACCATCTAAATTTCAGCGTGAGTTTGCACAATCTTCTGAAGAAAAACGCCTTCATATGACTGACAAGGAATATAAGGCATTAGAGAAGAGGACTACTAGCATTTTGGCAAATGCAGATGCAGAGGGTTCATCTGACGAGGAAGGTTTAGGTTATCACAGTCCAGGGTTGCTGCCACATAATACAAGGAATTATgcaggaaaggaaagagatATAAAGGATAGAGTTCgatttaaaagaaagaaagctaaG gGTCCAAATCCACTTTCagttaagaagaaaaagagtcATGAAAACACAAGTCTTGCTTCTGGGAAG GAAGCTAAGGGTGATGATGGCAATGCACAAAGCAAGAGGAAAAGGAAGAGGTCACGCAGAGGTAAAAGGCTTGATGGGACAGATGGTGTGTAG